The following are encoded in a window of Nibricoccus aquaticus genomic DNA:
- a CDS encoding glycosyltransferase family 9 protein: protein MVELLIIKPSSLGDIVHGLQVAASIKAQRPDVRISWIVRDIFAALVKQCEAVDRVYVFKRSGGVFGFLKLMKEVRETKYDFVFDMQGLLRSGLMTWRANGAKKVGRADAREGAGVFYKEKVALPPAGKSSHALEILLQFLPVLGLKPELVGTVKFREVEGLNLSHVEGRGGAQPVIMFPDSRRAEKKWHGFKELTEFIARDGSGRKVVWAGNNYIDYKDALTEAQFLNLTGNTSLMALPSLIKRAGWVISNDSGPMHLAAAMGVPTLGIFGPTDPRLYGPFPLTAPTNHVAQAPIGNLKLLSAREVYARFKRLDGTRVRTAHPFPFTQRGF from the coding sequence ATGGTCGAACTTCTTATCATCAAACCGTCCTCTTTGGGGGACATCGTGCATGGCCTGCAGGTGGCGGCGTCGATCAAGGCGCAGCGGCCGGATGTGCGTATTTCCTGGATCGTGCGCGACATCTTCGCGGCGCTGGTGAAGCAGTGCGAAGCGGTGGACCGCGTGTACGTTTTCAAGCGGAGCGGCGGGGTGTTTGGCTTCCTGAAATTGATGAAGGAAGTGCGGGAGACGAAGTATGATTTTGTCTTCGATATGCAGGGGCTACTGCGCTCGGGGCTGATGACCTGGCGGGCGAATGGCGCGAAGAAGGTGGGGCGGGCGGATGCGCGGGAGGGCGCGGGGGTTTTCTACAAGGAAAAGGTGGCGCTGCCACCGGCGGGGAAATCAAGCCATGCGCTGGAGATTTTGCTGCAATTTTTGCCCGTACTTGGCCTGAAACCGGAGCTGGTGGGGACGGTGAAGTTTCGCGAAGTCGAAGGGCTGAATCTCAGTCATGTCGAAGGACGTGGCGGGGCGCAGCCGGTGATCATGTTTCCGGACAGTCGGCGGGCGGAGAAGAAGTGGCACGGATTCAAGGAGCTGACGGAGTTCATCGCGCGCGATGGCTCGGGGCGGAAGGTCGTGTGGGCGGGGAACAACTATATCGATTACAAGGATGCGCTGACGGAGGCGCAGTTTCTCAATCTGACGGGCAACACGAGCCTGATGGCGTTGCCGTCGCTGATCAAACGGGCGGGCTGGGTGATCTCGAACGACAGCGGGCCGATGCATCTGGCGGCGGCGATGGGCGTGCCGACACTGGGGATTTTTGGGCCGACTGATCCGCGGCTGTATGGGCCGTTTCCGCTGACGGCTCCGACCAATCATGTGGCGCAGGCGCCGATCGGGAACCTGAAGCTGTTGTCGGCGCGCGAGGTTTATGCGCGTTTCAAGCGGCTCGACGGGACGCGCGTGCGGACGGCGCATCCGTTTCCGTTTACGCAGCGGGGGTTTTGA
- the serS gene encoding serine--tRNA ligase — protein MLDPKLLRESPDLVRAAIAKKHLDVDLDAVLALDASWRAQLQETEQLRGVQKAANNDMAKLPKGSPEFIAKVQEMKAVSAQVKERDVQLKEIEEKWKLAVLGLPNIPHSSVPEGHTPEENVVHASNGDVNAVSAHAKAHWEITGFDRLFDFARGSKVTGAGFPFYVGDGAKIVRALLQFFLDENARAGYVEVNPPIFVNAASATAVGQLPDKEGQMYQTVEDSLYAVPTAETPLTNFFRDEILDEGALPVYRCGYTPCFRREAGSYGKDVRGLNRLHQFDKVELLKWVHPASSYDELEKLRVDVEKLLQKLELPYRVLLMCGGDMGFAQAKKYDLEVWAAGQKRWLEVSSCSNFEAFQARRAQIRFRAKGAEKPELVHTLNGSGLAVPRVLAAILENNLQEDGRVKIPAALVPYFGKEFLSFV, from the coding sequence ATGCTCGATCCCAAACTCCTTCGTGAATCGCCTGATCTCGTCCGTGCGGCGATTGCCAAGAAACACCTCGACGTCGATCTCGATGCCGTGCTTGCGCTCGATGCGTCGTGGCGCGCGCAGCTTCAGGAAACCGAGCAGTTACGCGGCGTACAGAAGGCGGCGAATAACGACATGGCGAAACTGCCGAAGGGCTCGCCTGAGTTCATCGCGAAAGTGCAGGAGATGAAGGCTGTTTCCGCGCAGGTGAAAGAGCGCGACGTGCAGCTGAAAGAGATCGAAGAGAAGTGGAAACTGGCGGTGCTGGGTCTGCCCAATATTCCGCACAGCAGTGTGCCAGAGGGCCACACGCCGGAAGAGAATGTGGTTCATGCGTCGAATGGTGACGTGAATGCGGTCTCGGCTCATGCGAAGGCGCATTGGGAGATCACGGGGTTTGACCGGTTGTTCGATTTTGCGCGTGGCTCGAAAGTCACGGGCGCAGGGTTTCCGTTTTATGTCGGCGATGGCGCGAAGATCGTGCGCGCGTTGTTGCAGTTTTTCTTGGATGAGAATGCGCGCGCGGGCTATGTGGAGGTGAATCCGCCGATCTTCGTGAACGCGGCGAGCGCGACGGCGGTTGGCCAGCTTCCGGATAAGGAAGGGCAGATGTATCAGACGGTTGAGGACTCGCTCTATGCGGTGCCGACGGCGGAGACGCCGCTGACGAATTTCTTCCGCGACGAGATCCTCGATGAAGGTGCGCTGCCGGTTTATCGCTGCGGTTATACGCCGTGTTTCCGGCGCGAGGCGGGCAGCTACGGCAAGGATGTGCGCGGGCTGAACCGGCTGCATCAGTTCGACAAGGTCGAGCTGCTCAAGTGGGTGCATCCAGCATCCAGCTACGACGAGCTGGAGAAGCTCCGGGTGGACGTGGAGAAGCTGCTGCAGAAGCTGGAACTGCCTTATCGCGTGCTGCTGATGTGCGGCGGCGACATGGGTTTCGCGCAGGCGAAGAAGTACGATCTCGAAGTCTGGGCGGCCGGGCAGAAGCGCTGGCTGGAGGTTTCAAGCTGTTCGAATTTCGAGGCGTTTCAGGCGCGGCGTGCGCAGATCCGTTTCCGGGCGAAGGGCGCGGAGAAACCGGAGCTGGTTCACACGTTGAACGGTTCGGGACTCGCGGTGCCGCGCGTACTGGCGGCGATCCTGGAGAACAACCTTCAGGAGGATGGTCGTGTGAAAATCCCGGCGGCGCTGGTGCCGTATTTCGGCAAGGAGTTTTTGAGCTTCGTCTGA
- the tilS gene encoding tRNA lysidine(34) synthetase TilS translates to MPILPTHWGNLPPLFARERLHPAAIAQADRMLAEAGGKSEGKWCVAFSGGADSLALLLTVWTLWPERRSELCVLHFNHRLRGAESEADAVFCAEVCGEMGVEFHIGEWSDAKAGASEAEAREARLAFFETEMEAVGSRVLWTGHQKDDVAETLLMRIARGSGSAGLAAPRPVQTRADGRILLRPLLTLRKAEIVAALQKAGVTWREDASNAVGDFFRNRVRRDVMPPWRAAAGNDALGGAALTRELLDEDDAALNVWLAELLPEGGYDGDALDVRALEGKPRALWRRALRRWRPLAALGRAGFEEVLALCARGSGRTSAGEGVVEIGAGILRYMEKGGVGRGGWTEARLSVGTVLFLPDGGVLTMRVVAFTAELRRRIFAGQVDMAREAFLAEEPAAFCVRPWRTGDRYRPLGAPGSAALQDLFVNRKIPAARRGQLPVVIGEDGRILWVPGFPPAEESKTTSDSVTGLHLTYETGTCTVRL, encoded by the coding sequence ATGCCGATCTTGCCGACTCATTGGGGAAATCTCCCGCCGTTGTTTGCGCGGGAGCGGCTGCATCCGGCGGCGATTGCGCAGGCGGACCGGATGCTTGCAGAAGCAGGCGGGAAGTCTGAGGGCAAGTGGTGCGTGGCGTTTTCGGGCGGGGCGGATTCGCTGGCGTTGTTGCTCACGGTCTGGACGCTGTGGCCGGAGCGACGGAGCGAGTTGTGCGTGCTGCATTTTAATCACCGGTTGCGTGGGGCGGAGAGCGAGGCGGATGCGGTTTTTTGCGCGGAAGTGTGTGGCGAGATGGGCGTGGAGTTTCACATAGGGGAGTGGAGTGACGCGAAGGCGGGTGCGAGCGAGGCGGAGGCGCGGGAGGCACGGCTGGCGTTTTTCGAAACGGAGATGGAAGCGGTGGGATCGCGTGTGCTTTGGACGGGGCATCAGAAGGACGATGTGGCGGAGACGTTGTTGATGCGGATCGCGCGCGGTAGCGGATCGGCGGGGCTGGCGGCGCCGAGACCGGTGCAGACGCGGGCGGATGGGCGGATTCTTCTGCGGCCGTTGCTGACGCTGAGGAAGGCGGAGATCGTAGCGGCGTTGCAGAAAGCGGGCGTGACCTGGCGCGAGGATGCTAGCAATGCGGTGGGGGATTTTTTTCGGAACCGAGTCCGGCGGGACGTGATGCCGCCCTGGCGGGCGGCGGCAGGGAACGATGCGCTGGGCGGAGCGGCGCTGACGCGGGAGTTGCTCGATGAAGATGATGCGGCGCTGAATGTGTGGCTGGCGGAGTTGTTACCGGAAGGCGGATACGACGGCGATGCGCTGGATGTGCGGGCACTGGAGGGGAAGCCTCGGGCGCTTTGGCGGCGGGCGTTGAGGCGCTGGCGGCCGCTGGCGGCACTGGGGCGCGCGGGGTTTGAAGAGGTGCTGGCGTTGTGCGCGCGAGGTTCGGGGCGGACGAGTGCGGGCGAAGGAGTCGTGGAGATCGGAGCGGGTATACTGCGTTATATGGAGAAGGGTGGAGTGGGCAGAGGTGGCTGGACGGAAGCGCGGCTGAGCGTGGGGACGGTTTTATTTCTGCCCGATGGCGGGGTACTGACGATGAGGGTGGTGGCGTTTACGGCTGAATTGCGCAGGCGGATTTTTGCGGGGCAGGTCGATATGGCGCGTGAAGCGTTTCTTGCAGAGGAGCCTGCTGCATTTTGCGTGAGGCCGTGGAGGACGGGGGATCGGTATCGACCACTGGGGGCGCCGGGGTCGGCGGCGTTGCAGGACTTGTTTGTGAATCGTAAGATTCCGGCAGCTCGGCGCGGGCAGTTACCGGTGGTTATCGGCGAGGATGGTAGAATCCTGTGGGTTCCGGGATTTCCGCCTGCGGAAGAATCGAAAACAACCAGTGATTCTGTAACAGGCCTTCATTTGACTTATGAAACTGGAACCTGCACGGTCCGCCTCTAG
- the ftsH gene encoding ATP-dependent zinc metalloprotease FtsH — protein sequence MSDLKNEKKRRPLKSLPPERFQPKVLLIWLSIAAAVMALYFLPGRASAPAVIKIHEVVQLSSENKIKSGVIRPEQSGARDQYVINGEATSELFPDGTAGGKTAKFVASGRLTEASYEKLQASTVFDEKQQSSWIAALASQLIPFILIIGLLYFLFVRQLRNAGRGALSFGKSRAKLLTRDRDKITFADVAGCDEAKEEVGEVVEFLKEPKKFTKMGGKIPKGILMVGPPGTGKTLLAKAVAGEADVPFFSISGSDFVEMFVGVGASRVRDMFEQGRKSAPCLIFIDEIDAVGRQRGAGLGGGNDEREQTLNSLLVEMDGFDTNDGVIIIAATNRPDVLDNALLRPGRFDRQVYVDLPDIVGREQILRVHARKISLSDEVDLSVVARGTPGLSGAELANLLNEGALLAARRNKKKVEMIDIEDARDKVLFGRERRRVMDDNEKKMTAWHEAGHAVVQAVLDDGTMPVHKVTIIPRGQSLGSTTFIPSKDILSRGKKKLLDQVAMAMGGRIAEELVTGDFTNGAYGDIKQATKIARAMVCDYGMSDIGPIAMGENQDTVFLGRDITRSQHISEDTARRVDAAVSEIINGQYRRAQQIITEHRSALDKIAQALIEHETIEGKHVMEIVKQGEIVSPIIREVMSAKAVSGKTADKKSSEKLENHDLGGQTPAPNPA from the coding sequence ATGTCTGACCTCAAAAACGAAAAGAAACGCCGCCCTTTGAAGAGCCTGCCGCCTGAACGTTTTCAGCCGAAGGTGCTGCTTATCTGGCTTTCGATAGCCGCAGCCGTCATGGCCCTGTATTTCCTGCCTGGTCGCGCGAGCGCGCCGGCGGTGATCAAGATCCACGAGGTCGTGCAGCTTTCCTCTGAAAACAAGATCAAGAGTGGCGTGATCCGGCCCGAGCAGTCCGGCGCGCGGGACCAGTATGTGATCAACGGTGAGGCGACTTCTGAGCTTTTTCCTGACGGTACGGCAGGTGGGAAGACTGCGAAGTTCGTCGCTTCAGGGCGTCTCACTGAGGCAAGTTACGAAAAGCTGCAGGCATCGACGGTGTTCGATGAGAAGCAGCAGTCTAGCTGGATCGCGGCTTTGGCGTCGCAGCTCATCCCCTTTATTTTGATCATCGGTTTGTTGTATTTCCTGTTTGTGCGCCAGCTGCGGAATGCGGGTCGTGGCGCGCTCAGCTTCGGCAAGAGCCGCGCGAAACTGCTCACGCGTGATCGCGACAAGATCACGTTCGCGGATGTCGCCGGTTGTGATGAGGCCAAGGAAGAGGTCGGCGAAGTCGTCGAGTTTCTGAAGGAGCCGAAGAAGTTCACGAAGATGGGCGGCAAGATCCCGAAAGGTATTTTGATGGTCGGGCCTCCAGGTACGGGCAAAACGCTGCTGGCTAAAGCCGTCGCGGGCGAAGCGGACGTGCCGTTTTTCTCGATTAGCGGATCGGACTTTGTGGAGATGTTTGTCGGCGTCGGTGCGAGCCGCGTGCGCGACATGTTCGAGCAGGGCCGCAAGAGCGCGCCGTGCTTGATCTTCATCGACGAAATCGACGCGGTCGGACGCCAGCGCGGTGCGGGTCTCGGCGGCGGTAACGATGAACGCGAGCAGACGCTGAACTCGTTGCTGGTGGAGATGGACGGTTTCGACACGAACGACGGCGTGATCATCATCGCGGCGACGAATCGCCCCGATGTGCTCGATAATGCGTTGCTGCGTCCGGGCCGCTTTGACCGCCAGGTTTATGTGGATCTGCCTGACATCGTGGGTCGCGAACAGATCCTGCGCGTTCATGCCCGCAAGATTTCCCTTTCGGATGAGGTCGATCTCAGTGTGGTTGCGCGCGGCACGCCCGGGCTTTCGGGCGCAGAGCTGGCGAATTTGCTCAATGAAGGCGCTTTGCTGGCTGCGCGTCGCAACAAGAAGAAGGTGGAGATGATCGATATCGAAGATGCACGCGACAAGGTGCTCTTTGGCCGCGAGCGCCGCCGCGTGATGGATGACAACGAGAAGAAGATGACGGCCTGGCACGAGGCTGGTCACGCGGTTGTGCAGGCGGTGCTCGATGACGGCACTATGCCGGTTCACAAGGTGACGATCATCCCGCGTGGACAGAGCTTGGGCAGCACGACGTTCATCCCCAGCAAGGACATCCTTTCGCGTGGTAAGAAAAAGCTGCTCGACCAAGTCGCGATGGCGATGGGCGGGCGCATCGCTGAAGAACTTGTCACGGGTGATTTCACCAATGGCGCTTATGGTGACATCAAGCAGGCGACCAAGATCGCCCGTGCGATGGTTTGCGATTACGGCATGAGCGATATCGGGCCGATCGCGATGGGTGAAAACCAGGACACGGTTTTCCTTGGCCGTGATATCACGCGTTCGCAGCACATCAGCGAAGACACGGCGCGCCGGGTGGATGCGGCTGTCTCGGAAATCATCAACGGCCAGTATCGCCGCGCGCAGCAGATTATCACCGAGCATCGGAGCGCTCTCGATAAGATCGCCCAGGCGCTGATCGAGCACGAGACGATCGAAGGCAAGCACGTCATGGAAATCGTGAAG